CCCTGCGGGATAGCGGGGTCACGCACATGCCAGCGGCCCGAGCCGCGTTCCCGTCCATCTCGCGAATGCATTGCAGGAAAAGGGGGAGCATGCCGATGGATCGGCCTCGAGAGCCGCCGCCGCGGCCCTGCCGACCATGACCGCGTTGTCCGTCGTCCAGCGGAGCTCGGGCAGCCTCAGATCGAGCCCCCTCCGGGAGCATTCCCCGGCGAGTCCGGCCCGGAGGAAGCTGTTGGCCGAGACCCCGCCGGCGGCCATGACCGTTTTCGCACGGGCGGAAACCGCGAGCGCCAGAAGCTTTGTCGAGAGTATGGAGGAAACAGTCCGGCAGAAGCATGCCGCGACATCCTCGGGCTTCGTCCCCGCCGACAGCAGGGATCTGACCGCGGTCTTCAGACCGCTGAAGCTGAACTCCGGGAGGTCGGGATCGTCCAGGGGGGAGGGCAGGGAGGCGCGGGACGCATCCCCTTCCGCCGCGAGCCTGTCGAGGAGTGCCCCTCCGGGGTAGCCCAGGCCCATCAGCTTGGCCGTCTTGTCGAAGGCCTCACCGGCGGCGTCGTCCCTGGTGCCCCCCGCGAAACGACAGTCGTTCCAGGACTCCAGGACGAAGAGCGACGTGTGCCCGCCGGAAGCGACGAGAGCGGCCGCTGGGAAGCTCACCGGGCCGCGTGTTTCGTCGCCGTAGTGGATGAAAAGGTGCGATGCCACGTGATTGATGCCGAGGAACCGGCCTCCCGTGGCGAAGGCCGCCGCCTTCGCCCACGAGAGGCCGACCAGAAGGGAGCCCACCAGACCCGGCCCGGCGGTCGCGGCGAACGTGTCGATGTCGCGGATGGAGGTGCCGGATTCGGCGAGCAGGCTTTCCGCGAGGCCGGGGAGCACCTCGAGGTGCATCCTGGAAGCCAGTTCCGGAACCACCCCTCCCAGCCCCGCATGGACTGTCTGGCTGCTGATCTTCTCGGCCAGAGGTCTCGTGCCCTCGAGCAGGGCCACGGCGGAGTCGTCGCAGGAAGTCTCTACCGCAAGGGTCAGCAATTCTCCCCCGGGACGACCCTGACGGTGATCCCCTTCTCGATCGCACCCGAGACCCTGATCATGACGGAATGGTCGCCGACCTTCTTTATGTGCTGGTCCATGGAGATCTGGCGGCGGTCGACGGGGATGCCGGCCTGCTCGAGCGCCTGCGCGACCTCGCGGTCCGTGACGCTCCCGTAGAGGTTCCCGGAGGGGTCGGAAGGCGACTTGATCGTGCAGACCACACCCTCGAGCCTGGCCGCCAGCTCGCGCGACCGGGCCTCTATCTTCGCATCCCTCTCGGAAGCCTTCCTCTTCACGTCGGCCGCCAGCTTGAGGTTCCCCTCCTGGGCAAGCACGGCCAGCTTCCTGGGGAACAGGAAGTTGCGGGCGTAGCCGTCGCTGACCTCGGCCGTGTCGCCCGACCTGCCTATGTCCTTCACATTGTGCGTGAGAAGCACCTTCATTTCCGACTCCCGTCCCGGCCTCCGGCCGGTTTCATGGTTTCGGGAACCTGGCCCTGAAATCGAGCCAGGTGTCCAGAATGCCTGTCAAGAGAACCCCCGCCGCGATCACCGGCGTAGCCGCAACTGCCAGGAAGAGCCCCGCCGCCAGCAGGAAGGGCCTCGTCCTCACGGCCTCTCCGAGGATCACGAGGCCTACGGCTCCGTAGGGGGCCGCGAGGAAGACGAGGACGTTGGCTCCCGCACGGGCTGCCAGGTCCGTACCGGTCCTGTCTCCTGCAACCGCAGCTGCAAGGGCGCCGATGAGGAACCACGCCGGGGCCAGGCCCAGGCGCAGAGTCCTCCAGGAGCCCACCTCCCGGGATCCGGCAGCGAGGCCGGCAAGCCTGGCGGCGAGGATCGAACCGATCACGACCTGGAAGGCCCCGGTCCCGGGGGAGAGGTAGACCAGCGCATCCATCACCGAACGGGCCTGGCTCTCGGGGATCCCCGCCGATGCATAGACCGGCACGAGCGGTTCGAGCACGGCGGCCGTCATACCCATGATCCCCGGGCCGTCCGCCAGAGAGGCTGCGGCTGCGATGACGCAGGCGGCTGCCGTCACGAAGCTCGATTGCGGCCAGGACAGGCGCGCCGACGAGGCGGCAGTCAGCCCTGCGGCCGTGGCGATGCACATGAGCGCACCCTCCAGGCCACCCAGCCAGTACATCAGGATGCAGGCCGCCACGACGGCGGCCGAACCCGCGACCGGCTTCCTCCGGACCGCCGCCGAGGCCAGCGAGCCGGCCAGGAAGTGCAGACCGGGAACCGCCGTGGCGGCGGCGAGCGCCGCAGCCCTCAGGGCGCCCTGCGTCCGGCCGTCCTTCATGCCAGGGATCCGGGCATGTCTCCACCTCGCCCCCGCTCGGGCGGATCCTACCGGAAATGCTCTCTCACATAGGGGATGATGGCCAGGAAGCGGGCTACCTTGACCGCCCTGGCGACAGCCCTCTGATGCCTTGCGCAGTTCCCCGAGACCCTGCGCGGGACGATCTTGCCCCTGTCCGACACATAGCGGCCGAGCAGGCGCTCGTTCTTGTAGGAGATGACCAGCTCGGGGGATATGCAGAAACGGCACTTCTTCTTCTTCATGACCTTCAGGTTCGTGCGCTTCTTCTTGATCAAGGGATCCTTCCTTCCTGGAATGAGCTCCCGGCGGTCACCCGCCGAGGATCTCGACCCTGGACGACTTGAGCACCGTTCTCCTGTGCCTTATGCCGCCCCTGTCCTCGAACTCCCTGCTCACGAGCCTGCCCTCGACGTAGACCTGGGATCCGGTCTGGAGCGACCTGTCCATCTCCCTCGCCGCGTCCCCCCAGATCTCGATGTCGAAGACATCCATCTGCGCCGGCCCGGCGTCGGGCCCGACCGGCCTCCCGGCGGCCATCTCGAATTCGACGAGGTAGGCGCCCTTGCCGGTGATCTTGAGCCTCTGCCTCGACAGCACCCGTCCAGTCAGGAAGAAGACGTTCAGGACCGGGGGCAGGGGCCCGGGGCCGGGCTGCATTCAGATCATCCTAGAACGGGATGTCGTCATACTCCGACTCGCTGTCCGGAGGTTCGTCCGCCGGGGTGTACGAGGCCTTCTCCTCGCGGGCGGCCGGTTCGCTTCTCTGCTGCTGTCCGGGCTTCTCGAGGAACTGGACGCGCCTGGCCAGGATCTCGGTCCTGCTCCGCGGCGTGCCGTCGGAGGCCTGCCATGAGCTGGTCTGGAGTTCACCCTCGACCAGCACCGGGCTGCCCTTGCGCAGATACTCCGCCACCAGCTCCGCCGTCCTCCTCCAGGCCACGACGTCAACGAAGCAGGTCTTCTCGTGCCATTCGCCGTCCTTCCCGCGGAAGGACTGGCTGCTGGCTATCCTGAAATTGGCGACGTGCGTGCCGTTTTCCAGGAGGTCGGTCCTGGGTTCGTCGACGAGGTTCCCGGAGATCATGACGCGGTTGATGCTGGGCATTCTGATGTTCATGCCCGGCCTACTCCTCGGCGTCCTGCTCGGCCTCGTCCTCGGAGTCGTCGTCGGTGAAGGCCGGCTCCTCGGGCATGACGGCCTCGTCGGAGATCCTGTCCTCGCCGGCCGTCACGCGGCTGTCGTCGAGGCGCAGATTGAGGTGGCGCAGGCAGTTCTCGTCGATCTTGAGGTTCCAGTCGAGGGCTGCGCTGACCTCCTCCCCGCCCGTCCAGCGGAAGAAGAAATAGATGCCCTCGTTCTGCTTCTTCAGGGGGAAGGTGAGCATCCTCCTGCCCCAGTGCTGGGTGCCCGTGTGGGTACCCTTCGCCTTCCCGATGATCTCGACGACCTTGGAGACTTCCTGCTCCAGTTCGCTCTCGGAGAGGGAGGCGCTGAAGATCACCGCTGTCTCGTAATTGCGCAAATGACTCCTCCTCGGGAATGGAGAACCGATGCGCTCCGCCGGAGACTGCGATACCTTGCCCGCACTGCGGGCGGTGGGCGTCGTTTCCGGTCGGGTGACGCATCACATCACCACGGCCGCGCATCGTGAGGCGCGGCAAACGACAGCGGGTTTATTGCAGGGGCGCGGCCCCGGGTCAAGCCCGTGCCCGGCGTTGACCCGGCATCCGGGCAGGGCAGATACTTGATCGTGATCGCATGGACAATGCAACCCGGAGGGGGAGGATGAAGTCTGCTCATGCTCTATCCGCGGCCGTGCTGCTGGCGGTGCTGCTGCCGGCCCCGGCTTCGGCCCAGATGGACGGATTCGGCATCGGGATCGTCGCCGGCGACCCGACAGGTTTGTGCCTCAAGAACTGGCTCTCCCAGAAATCGGCACTCGAACTCGCGGCCGCCTGGTCCTTCGAGGGGGACGGCGGCTTCTTCCTGGCCGGCGACTATGTACTGCATTCCTTCGACATCGCGGATTCCGGCTCCGGGCTGGACGGTCTGATGTTCACGTACGGCCTGGGCGGCAAGCTCTACTTCCGCGACGAGAACGAGAACGACGATGACGGCGATGTGGTGCTCGGCGTCAGGATCCCGCTCGGGCTGTGCTACCCGTTCGAGGGGGCGCCGGTGGACATGTTCGTACAGCTCGCCCCCGTCATGGACATAGTGCCCGACACCGAACTCGGGCTGAACGGCGGCATCGGGGCCAGGCTCTACTTCTAGCCTCCGCTCCGCTCTACCCCGGCTGTCCCGCCCAGAGGTTCCCGGAGGGATAGCCGGGGTCGCTCGTCACGTTGATGCCGAGCTCCCTGAGACCCGACCCGTCCCCTGCGCTGGGGAGCGACGTCAGGTGCGCGTCGCAGCCCCTCAGCGAAGACAGCGATTTCATTGCCAGATCGGCGGCCGGGCTCGTCATGGCGCTGACGGAGAGAGCTATCAGCACCTCCTCCAGATCGAGCCCCGGGTTCTGCGTGCCGAGTATCGTCGACTTCAGCCGGGCGATGGACGAGATCGTCCCGGGCGACAGGAGGTGCATCTCCCGCGGCAGGCCCGACAGGGCTTTCGAGGCATTGAGCACCAGGGCGGATGCCGCGGACATCAGGTCGGAGGTCCTGCCCCTGACGATCATGCCGTCGGGGAGCTCGAGGGCAGAGCCCTGCGGCGTGCGGCCGGCGGCTCCGCCCTTCTCCTCGCGTGCCGGGAGGACGACGCTCCTTCGTTCGGGGGACAGGCCGTACTGTTCGAGGAGGGATTCCGCCTTTGCCACGGCCGTGCTCTCGACCAGGCCCGAGACGTACTCGCACCTGTACCTGAAGAACCTGCGTATCAGCTCCTGCTCCGCGGCCTCCCTGATGGCGCCGTCATCCACTATCCCGTCGGCGATCCTGTTCACGCCCATCTCGGTGGGAGAGCGGTAGATGATCGTGCTGCCGGTGATCTTCTCGTAGACCCGCTGGAGCAGGGGGAAGGCCTCCACGTCCCTGTTGTAGTTGACCGCCTCGGTTCCCGTGGCCTTCAGATGGAACGGGTCGACGAGATTGAAGTCGGCTATGTCGGCAGTGGCCGCTTCGTAGGCCGCGTTCACGGGATGGTCGAGGGGCAGGTTCCAGACCGGGAAGGACTCGAACTTCGCATAGCCGGCCTTCGTGCCCAGCAGGTGCTCGTGGTAGATCTGCGAGAGGCAGGTCGCCAGCTTGCCGCTGCCCGGCCCGGGCCCCGTCACGATCACGAGCGGCCTGGAGCACGGGATGTAGGGATTCCGCCCGTATCCTTCCGCGCTGGCTATCCTGTCGACGTCGGACGGGTAACCCTGGGTGGGGGGATGGGCGAAGACGCTCACGCCGCGCCTGGACAGCCCCTTCATGAAGGCCTCCGCGGCCGGCTGGCCCGTGTATCGCGTAACCACCACCGAGAGCACGGGGAGACCGTTGGCCCTCAGTTCGTCGATCAGCTTGAGTGCGTCCACGTCGTAGGTGATGCCGAAGTCGCCGCGCAGCCTGCGCTTCTCGATGTCCCCCGCGTGGATGCAGACGAGCATCTCTGCGTTGTCGCTCAGCTCGCCCAGCAGTCTGAGCTTGACGTTGGGATCGTACCCGGGGAGGACCCTTGCGGCGTGGTAGTCGTAGAGGAGCTTTCCGCCGAACTCGAGGTACAGGCGCCCCTCGACGCTCCCTATGCGTTCGAGGATCGCCCGCTTCTGGGCCTCGAGGTATCTGTCGCAGTCGAACCCGGCTCTGTACACTGGCTCCTCCCGGAAACGAGGAGGGCGGGACCGGACGGCCCCGCCCCCGCTCTTCTGGTGCTGCTCTACCTGACTACCATCACCTGTCTGGAAACGGAGCCCGCCTGGGTGTTGAGCCTGATGAAGTACACCCCGTTGGCCGCGGTGCCGGTCTGCCACTCCACGGCATGCTCGCCGGCGGACAGGTCGCCCGAGACGATCGTGTCCACGAGCCTGCCGGTCACGTCGAACACCGCGAGCTCGACCCGCCCGGCCGACGGATTGACGAAGCTCAGGGAGGCCGACGTGGTCACCGGGTTGGGGGAGGGAAGGCTCATCCAGAGAGTGCCCGTGTCGCCGGACTCCTCCTCCTCCATGCCCACACCCACCGTCCAGAAGATGGAGGCGCCGCGGTAGTCGTGCATGGCGGCCCCGGCGTGGATGGTGCCGGAGGCGGGGATCGTCGGGTTGAAGGTCACCTGTCCGGAGGCGTCGGTGACGCCCTCGAGGTAGAAGGTCGGCTCGGAGGCCGTTCCCTGCACGCCGTCGGTCAGTGTGACGGCGGCGCTCTCGACCGGGTTGCCGCCGGCCGTGACGGTCAGCGTTATGGACTGGGGCCCGGGATCGAGCTGGGAGGGGCCGGAGATGCTCAGGATGCCGTACTCGCCCTCGGTGTCGAAGGTCCAGATGTCCATGGCCGGGTCGCCGAACCAGAAGTACATCTTGGCGTTGGCTATGCCGTAGGTGCCGTGCTGGGCGATCGTCACGACCGTGGTCGCGTTGACGGCCTCGCCGATCGCGTACACGCCCTGGTCGTATATCGCCTTGTAGAGTTCCTTCATGTACGTGTGGTTGGCGTCGGTGTAGGAGGGGTCGTTGGCGGCGAGGTTGCCCGAGGAGCCGCAGGTCGCGAACTGCCAGCTCTCGGCCAGGCAGTCGGACGCATCCTGGTAGCGGCCGCAGTAGCAGGCGATGTTGAAGACGGGCGGCATGAACGTGTTCGTGAGCGCGTTGATGTTGGTCGCGTTCCAGCCGGGACTCCACGACCACACCGTGACGTCGCCGTGGCCGCGGTAGCCGACGGTGCCGATGGAGTTGTTGATGGCGTCGGACACCATCTGGGCCGTGCCGCCCTCGGGCGGGTAGACCTTGGTGAAGGTGATGTCGCACAGGCTGTAGTCGTATGCGGCCAGCTCGTTGCAGCAGAGCGTGTACTTGTTCGGGTACTGCTCCTCGTGGGCTGCCAGGACGGTCTCGCTCGGGGTTATGCCCGTCGTGTTGCCGTCGTCGAACGAATACTCGAGATAGCCTTCGATGATCTTGTCGACCTGGTGGGATATCTGCTCGGTGGTGCCGGTGAGGCGCCCGACCGCTATCTCGGGGAGGTCGCCCGTGCCGAGGAGGTCGGCGTAGTAGTAGTCGCCGACATGGGAGCCGTAGCTGTAGGACGGGAGCTCCGCATGGGTGCCAACTATCAGGGCGAACCTGGTGACGCCGGTTTCGTAGTTGTCGGCGATGGCGCTCTTGATCGCGCCCGAGGTAGAAGGCGTCGAGAGCACCTCGACCTGGACGTTCAGGCCGAGCCAGTTGTGCAGCTCGTAGAGAGGCGCTACGGCGGCCTGGTTGTCCGCGGTGCAGATCACGATGTACTCGGCGCCGTCGCGCAATCCGCCACGGGCCGCCGAGGCCGCCGCGCGGAAGTCGCCGAAGTTGACGACCAGGCCGGCCATGGCGCTCTCCATGCCGGGGTTGATGGCCTGGGCCGCATCGAGGGCATTGCCCGTGAAGTCGACCCTGACTCGCATGCTGGAAACCGCCCTCAGCTCGCCCGAAGACGGGAGATAGGAGAACGGGTTCACGACGAGGCGCGAGCAGTGCAGGCCGGACCAGATCGCGTCGTTGTCGGCGGAGGCCCAGGCGCCAGGGGTGGACAGGCCGGGGACGCTGTAGATCCTGTCGTCCATCTCGAACCGCCACGGGGCGTGGGGCATGTCTATCTCAGCCGGCTGCCTGGGCAGCACGGACATGCCCTGGAAGGTCGAGTACTCGACGTCCTCGACGGTGACAACCGCCGTGGTGCCGAAGGGCAGCGCGAACATCACGGGATATGCGGGCAGCTCTGGGAATCCCGTCTCACCCTGGGGGGTGCAGCCGGTCATCTCGAGCCTGTCCCAGGAGGTGCCGCCGCCCGGGAAGGAAGTGATCCAGAAACCGGGGAATGTGACGTCGGCGACGAAGTGGCCGAGGTCGGACTCTACCATCTCGAACCGGGGCGTGTCCCCCGGCTCGCCGCCCAGGGACTGCCACTGGTACGATTCGCCCGAACCGAAGGCGAGGGCGAAGGGAACGAGGACGATAGGCCACAACTTCATCCTGGACCGTCCTTTCAACGACGTGTTCCAAGCATCATCGACGGCTTGATGTTCCTTCAGAGGAATCAACGCACATTCTCGCACCGGCGTTCCCCCGGGTCAAGGTTTGCGTTGACTTGCCACATCCCGTGCTCCATGTTGCAGCACACAAGAAAAGGGAGGTCCGAGGCATGAGGAGTCTCTTTCTGGTTACAGCAGTCGCAGCCGTCGCCCTCGCAGGCCCCAGGATCGGCGGGAGGGTGGGGTACTACAGCGGCTCCGACCCGAGGACCGAGGACGGAGGGTCGAGCCCGGTCTTCGGCGGGCAGATCATCCTGCCCCTGATGGAGATGGTGGCGGTCGAGCTGAGCGCGGGCTACGCCTCCAGCGAGACCGACATAGTGATGCAGGACTATCTCATCGACTACATCGAGGAGGAGGAGGGGATAGAGGTCGACCAGGACTCCCTTCTCCAGTACCTCGAGGAGGAATGGGGATGGGAGGGGCCGGGTGACCAGCTCCTGCAGAACTACACCGCCACCTTCCACGACCTCGACGTCGCGGCCACTCTCAAGATCTTCCTGCCCGTGAGCAGCCTGCCCATCGAGCCGTACATCGGCGGGGGCGGCGGGGCGCACATCATGGTGAGCGACGCCGACCTGCTGATCCAGTACGTCGAGCAGCAGACCGGCCAGGAGTCCCCCCTGGACGTCTACGACAAGGTGCATCCGTCCGTACACGGGGTCGTCGGTGCGAGCTTCCAGCCCGCGGCTCTCCCTGTCGGCTTCTTCGCCGAGTACAGATATGCCAGGGCTCTCGGTGACGAAGCCGGCGCCGGTGACATCAGCTCGGTCTACACCGGCGTAAACCTGGGCTTCTGAGTTTCCGCGTCCGCGCGGAAGGGGAGGGGTGACGAGTGAAGAGGGTCTTGTTGGCGGTGCTGCTCTCGCTGTCCGTCGCATCCGCTCAGACGGTTCTCGGGACCATCGATGCTCCCGACACCAACATCAGCGGGCTTGCGTACGGCGGCGGGTCGCTCTGGGCAGTCGACGGGGTGACCAACTACCTCCACAGCGTCGATCCGGCCACAGGCAGCGTTCTCGGCTCCTGGTACATCACGCCCGTCGCCGGTGAGACGCCTACCGGGTGCGCGTTCGGGAACAGCACGGTCTACGTGGGGATGTCGAACGACTACGTCAACATGTACAACACGTCGGGGGAGTATCAGGGTCAGTTCACCGTAGCCTGTTGAGGAAGCCAGCTCTCGTCGGTGACGGGACTGGGTTCGGATGCATCGAAGCTCTATGCGATCGGCGCCAGCACCTACGGATACTCGGTCGAGACCTTCACCTGGACGGGCA
Above is a genomic segment from Candidatus Fermentibacter sp. containing:
- the ssb gene encoding single-stranded DNA-binding protein — its product is MNIRMPSINRVMISGNLVDEPRTDLLENGTHVANFRIASSQSFRGKDGEWHEKTCFVDVVAWRRTAELVAEYLRKGSPVLVEGELQTSSWQASDGTPRSRTEILARRVQFLEKPGQQQRSEPAAREEKASYTPADEPPDSESEYDDIPF
- the rpsF gene encoding 30S ribosomal protein S6, producing MRNYETAVIFSASLSESELEQEVSKVVEIIGKAKGTHTGTQHWGRRMLTFPLKKQNEGIYFFFRWTGGEEVSAALDWNLKIDENCLRHLNLRLDDSRVTAGEDRISDEAVMPEEPAFTDDDSEDEAEQDAEE
- the tsaD gene encoding tRNA (adenosine(37)-N6)-threonylcarbamoyltransferase complex transferase subunit TsaD — translated: MLTLAVETSCDDSAVALLEGTRPLAEKISSQTVHAGLGGVVPELASRMHLEVLPGLAESLLAESGTSIRDIDTFAATAGPGLVGSLLVGLSWAKAAAFATGGRFLGINHVASHLFIHYGDETRGPVSFPAAALVASGGHTSLFVLESWNDCRFAGGTRDDAAGEAFDKTAKLMGLGYPGGALLDRLAAEGDASRASLPSPLDDPDLPEFSFSGLKTAVRSLLSAGTKPEDVAACFCRTVSSILSTKLLALAVSARAKTVMAAGGVSANSFLRAGLAGECSRRGLDLRLPELRWTTDNAVMVGRAAAAALEADPSACSPFSCNAFARWTGTRLGPLACA
- a CDS encoding C25 family cysteine peptidase; this translates as MKLWPIVLVPFALAFGSGESYQWQSLGGEPGDTPRFEMVESDLGHFVADVTFPGFWITSFPGGGTSWDRLEMTGCTPQGETGFPELPAYPVMFALPFGTTAVVTVEDVEYSTFQGMSVLPRQPAEIDMPHAPWRFEMDDRIYSVPGLSTPGAWASADNDAIWSGLHCSRLVVNPFSYLPSSGELRAVSSMRVRVDFTGNALDAAQAINPGMESAMAGLVVNFGDFRAAASAARGGLRDGAEYIVICTADNQAAVAPLYELHNWLGLNVQVEVLSTPSTSGAIKSAIADNYETGVTRFALIVGTHAELPSYSYGSHVGDYYYADLLGTGDLPEIAVGRLTGTTEQISHQVDKIIEGYLEYSFDDGNTTGITPSETVLAAHEEQYPNKYTLCCNELAAYDYSLCDITFTKVYPPEGGTAQMVSDAINNSIGTVGYRGHGDVTVWSWSPGWNATNINALTNTFMPPVFNIACYCGRYQDASDCLAESWQFATCGSSGNLAANDPSYTDANHTYMKELYKAIYDQGVYAIGEAVNATTVVTIAQHGTYGIANAKMYFWFGDPAMDIWTFDTEGEYGILSISGPSQLDPGPQSITLTVTAGGNPVESAAVTLTDGVQGTASEPTFYLEGVTDASGQVTFNPTIPASGTIHAGAAMHDYRGASIFWTVGVGMEEEESGDTGTLWMSLPSPNPVTTSASLSFVNPSAGRVELAVFDVTGRLVDTIVSGDLSAGEHAVEWQTGTAANGVYFIRLNTQAGSVSRQVMVVR
- the rpsR gene encoding 30S ribosomal protein S18, which gives rise to MKKKKCRFCISPELVISYKNERLLGRYVSDRGKIVPRRVSGNCARHQRAVARAVKVARFLAIIPYVREHFR
- the rplI gene encoding 50S ribosomal protein L9 — protein: MKVLLTHNVKDIGRSGDTAEVSDGYARNFLFPRKLAVLAQEGNLKLAADVKRKASERDAKIEARSRELAARLEGVVCTIKSPSDPSGNLYGSVTDREVAQALEQAGIPVDRRQISMDQHIKKVGDHSVMIRVSGAIEKGITVRVVPGENC
- a CDS encoding DUF1846 domain-containing protein; translated protein: MYRAGFDCDRYLEAQKRAILERIGSVEGRLYLEFGGKLLYDYHAARVLPGYDPNVKLRLLGELSDNAEMLVCIHAGDIEKRRLRGDFGITYDVDALKLIDELRANGLPVLSVVVTRYTGQPAAEAFMKGLSRRGVSVFAHPPTQGYPSDVDRIASAEGYGRNPYIPCSRPLVIVTGPGPGSGKLATCLSQIYHEHLLGTKAGYAKFESFPVWNLPLDHPVNAAYEAATADIADFNLVDPFHLKATGTEAVNYNRDVEAFPLLQRVYEKITGSTIIYRSPTEMGVNRIADGIVDDGAIREAAEQELIRRFFRYRCEYVSGLVESTAVAKAESLLEQYGLSPERRSVVLPAREEKGGAAGRTPQGSALELPDGMIVRGRTSDLMSAASALVLNASKALSGLPREMHLLSPGTISSIARLKSTILGTQNPGLDLEEVLIALSVSAMTSPAADLAMKSLSSLRGCDAHLTSLPSAGDGSGLRELGINVTSDPGYPSGNLWAGQPG
- a CDS encoding single-stranded DNA-binding protein, whose protein sequence is MQPGPGPLPPVLNVFFLTGRVLSRQRLKITGKGAYLVEFEMAAGRPVGPDAGPAQMDVFDIEIWGDAAREMDRSLQTGSQVYVEGRLVSREFEDRGGIRHRRTVLKSSRVEILGG